One genomic region from Mycobacterium basiliense encodes:
- a CDS encoding diacylglycerol kinase has product MNPAAGRLHRRRINKVTALTNPQSGRGAAVSAAEHAIARLHHRGVEVIEIVGENAEDARYLLAAAVEKGTDAVVVTGGDGVISIALQVLAGTDVPLGINPAGTGNDHAREFGVPTMDPESAADIIADGWTETIDLGRIRDNHGVDKWFGTVAATGFDSLVTDRANRMNWPHGRMRYYAAMVAELSQLRPLPFRLVIDGTQEIDRGLTLAAFGNTRSYGGGMLICPTADHTDGLLDITMVRTGSRIRFLRMFPTVVKGTHVELDEVTTARAKSIDVDCPGINVYADGDFACPLPANISVVPGALHILRPNNC; this is encoded by the coding sequence GTGAATCCCGCGGCGGGACGACTCCACCGCCGCAGGATTAACAAGGTCACCGCACTGACCAATCCCCAATCCGGACGCGGCGCCGCGGTCTCGGCCGCCGAACACGCGATCGCCCGGCTGCATCATCGCGGGGTGGAAGTCATCGAAATCGTCGGTGAGAACGCTGAAGATGCGCGCTATCTGCTGGCTGCCGCAGTCGAGAAGGGCACCGATGCCGTCGTCGTCACCGGCGGTGACGGCGTCATTTCCATCGCGTTGCAGGTGCTGGCCGGCACCGATGTTCCATTGGGAATCAATCCGGCGGGCACCGGCAACGATCATGCTCGCGAATTCGGAGTTCCTACAATGGATCCCGAGTCGGCTGCGGACATCATCGCGGACGGCTGGACGGAAACCATTGACCTGGGCCGAATCCGGGACAACCACGGGGTGGACAAATGGTTCGGCACCGTAGCGGCAACCGGATTCGATTCACTGGTCACCGATCGGGCAAATCGTATGAATTGGCCGCACGGTCGAATGCGCTACTACGCCGCGATGGTGGCCGAACTCTCGCAGTTGCGGCCGCTGCCATTCCGTTTGGTGATCGACGGAACTCAAGAAATCGACCGTGGCCTCACGCTTGCGGCTTTCGGCAATACCCGCAGCTACGGCGGCGGAATGCTGATCTGCCCTACGGCCGATCACACCGACGGCCTGCTCGACATCACCATGGTGCGCACGGGGTCACGAATACGATTTCTCCGCATGTTTCCCACCGTAGTCAAGGGCACCCACGTGGAACTCGACGAAGTCACCACCGCGCGAGCCAAGTCCATCGATGTCGACTGCCCGGGCATCAACGTGTACGCCGACGGCGACTTCGCCTGCCCTTTGCCCGCCAATATCTCTGTGGTTCCGGGCGCGCTGCACATTCTGCGACCCAACAACTGTTAG
- a CDS encoding PE family protein: MSFVNVAPELVAAAATQLGSIGSAVNTANAAAAASTTTVLPAAADEVSAAIAAVFGIHAQQYQKLSTQATAFHDQFVRALSGAAGSYASAEAVNSSLQSWGQDILNAINAPTQALLGRPLIGNGADATVAGQNGGDGGILIGSGGAGAAGGDGQAGGSGGNAGLIGHGGSGGAGGSTNALGGVGPAGAGGAGGHGGWWYGNGGAGGIGGDSEAGFASGNGGAGGNAGLIGNGGAAGNGGGRVTGGTGGSGGSGGAGGHGGWLYGDGGAGGNGGTTDSGPSGGGNGGAGGNAGLIGNGGAAGNGAASNGGTLNGGEGGAGGHGGWLCGNGGSGGSGGDSGLVNVGDGIQGGSGGAGGNGGWLFGAGGNGGNGGNGGTGELGIHTDGGTGGTGGTGGNGGTGGWLFGNGGSGGSGGTGGAGGPGFAGNADGRGGNGGSGGVGGDAELIGNGGDGGAGGSAGSGIASGSGGGGGAGGTRGLLYGQPGTSGADG, from the coding sequence ATGTCCTTTGTGAACGTGGCACCGGAGTTGGTGGCGGCCGCGGCAACCCAGCTGGGAAGCATTGGCTCGGCGGTCAATACGGCCAACGCGGCAGCGGCGGCATCGACGACGACGGTGTTGCCCGCGGCCGCCGATGAGGTCTCGGCGGCCATCGCCGCAGTGTTCGGCATCCACGCTCAGCAGTATCAGAAGCTCAGCACGCAAGCGACGGCGTTTCACGACCAGTTCGTACGAGCGCTGAGCGGAGCCGCCGGCTCGTACGCCAGCGCCGAGGCCGTCAACTCCTCGCTACAGAGCTGGGGCCAAGACATACTCAACGCGATCAATGCGCCTACCCAAGCGCTGTTAGGGCGCCCGCTGATCGGCAACGGCGCCGATGCGACGGTAGCGGGACAGAACGGCGGGGATGGCGGAATATTGATCGGCAGCGGCGGTGCCGGTGCTGCCGGTGGCGACGGGCAGGCCGGCGGTAGCGGCGGCAATGCCGGGCTGATCGGCCATGGCGGGTCGGGAGGGGCCGGCGGTAGCACCAATGCCCTAGGTGGCGTCGGCCCGGCGGGCGCGGGCGGGGCCGGCGGTCACGGCGGGTGGTGGTACGGCAACGGAGGCGCTGGTGGCATCGGCGGAGACAGCGAAGCCGGCTTCGCCTCCGGCAACGGAGGCGCTGGTGGTAATGCCGGACTGATCGGCAACGGTGGGGCCGCTGGTAACGGAGGAGGCCGCGTCACCGGCGGCACCGGCGGCTCCGGCGGCAGCGGCGGGGCCGGCGGTCACGGCGGGTGGTTGTACGGCGACGGTGGAGCCGGCGGCAACGGCGGGACTACCGACAGCGGTCCAAGCGGTGGCGGCAACGGAGGCGCCGGCGGTAACGCCGGGCTGATCGGCAACGGGGGCGCCGCCGGCAACGGCGCCGCCAGCAACGGTGGCACCTTGAACGGCGGCGAGGGAGGTGCCGGCGGCCACGGCGGGTGGTTATGCGGCAACGGCGGGAGCGGGGGCAGCGGTGGCGATAGCGGCCTCGTCAACGTCGGCGACGGCATCCAGGGCGGCAGCGGCGGGGCCGGCGGCAACGGCGGATGGTTGTTCGGCGCCGGCGGCAACGGCGGCAACGGCGGCAACGGCGGTACCGGAGAGTTGGGCATACACACCGACGGCGGCACCGGCGGCACCGGCGGCACCGGTGGCAACGGCGGCACCGGCGGATGGTTGTTCGGCAACGGCGGGTCCGGCGGGTCCGGCGGGACCGGCGGTGCCGGCGGCCCCGGCTTTGCGGGCAACGCGGACGGCCGCGGCGGGAACGGCGGCAGCGGTGGCGTCGGTGGGGACGCCGAGCTGATCGGCAATGGCGGCGACGGCGGGGCCGGCGGGAGCGCTGGATCCGGAATTGCCAGTGGCTCAGGTGGTGGCGGCGGAGCCGGTGGGACCCGCGGACTGCTGTACGGCCAACCCGGTACGTCCGGCGCCGACGGCTGA
- a CDS encoding Rv2253 family sensor-like surface protein, whose protein sequence is MSRVRHTGVVATATASLFASLCVAPVAYAGEVAAWNGDYILTLAANAKTGTSVAASQPEFAHRTSVSISSTCSAGVCVATVNNPPPPKNDSMPRSIEFTWNGSQWVREMTWKWDCLLPDGTIEYDPAKSLSVYTPGQYGILTGVFHTDIYSGTCKGNVDMPLSAKPVTVPVN, encoded by the coding sequence ATGTCAAGAGTTCGCCACACCGGAGTTGTCGCCACGGCGACCGCTTCGCTTTTCGCCTCGCTGTGCGTGGCGCCGGTGGCCTACGCCGGTGAGGTGGCGGCCTGGAATGGGGATTACATTCTTACGCTTGCCGCCAACGCGAAGACCGGCACCAGCGTCGCCGCCAGCCAACCTGAATTCGCCCACCGGACCAGCGTCTCCATCAGCTCGACTTGCTCGGCGGGCGTGTGCGTCGCGACGGTCAACAACCCCCCTCCACCGAAAAATGACTCCATGCCGCGATCGATCGAGTTCACGTGGAACGGGTCCCAATGGGTACGCGAAATGACCTGGAAATGGGACTGCCTGCTGCCGGATGGCACCATCGAATACGACCCGGCGAAATCTCTCTCGGTCTACACACCCGGGCAGTACGGAATCCTCACCGGCGTCTTCCACACCGACATCTACAGCGGCACCTGCAAAGGCAATGTCGACATGCCGTTGTCTGCCAAACCGGTTACGGTCCCGGTTAACTAG
- a CDS encoding DUF3145 domain-containing protein, giving the protein MRASNQFADLTTGVVYVHASPAAVCPHVEWALSSTLQAKANLVWTPQPAMHGQLRAATNWVGPVGTGGRLANSLRSWSVLRFEVTEDPSPGVDGQRFCHTPQLGLWSGSMSANGDTMVGEMRLRTLMAQGADTLAAELDSVLGTAWDEALEVYRNGGDTGEVTWLSRGVG; this is encoded by the coding sequence ATGCGTGCGTCGAATCAGTTCGCCGACTTGACGACCGGTGTGGTCTACGTCCACGCCTCGCCAGCGGCGGTGTGCCCGCATGTCGAGTGGGCGCTGTCGTCGACCCTGCAGGCCAAGGCGAACTTGGTCTGGACGCCGCAGCCGGCGATGCACGGGCAGCTGCGCGCGGCCACCAACTGGGTCGGGCCGGTGGGCACCGGCGGACGGCTGGCCAACTCGTTGCGCTCGTGGTCGGTGCTGCGTTTCGAGGTCACCGAGGATCCCAGCCCGGGAGTCGACGGGCAGCGGTTCTGTCATACCCCGCAGCTCGGATTGTGGAGCGGATCGATGAGCGCCAACGGCGACACGATGGTGGGGGAGATGCGGCTGCGGACGCTGATGGCGCAGGGCGCTGACACGCTTGCGGCCGAGTTGGATTCGGTCCTGGGTACCGCGTGGGATGAGGCGCTCGAGGTCTATCGCAACGGTGGCGACACTGGCGAGGTGACCTGGCTCAGCCGCGGCGTCGGCTAG
- a CDS encoding serine hydrolase domain-containing protein produces MAALDLLDDWPVSAAAAAVVGPAGVLATHGDTSRVFALASVTKPLVARAAQIAIEEGAVELDTDAGPPGSTVRHLLAHTSGLAMHSDQTLAAPGTRRMYSNYGFTVLAEVVQRESEIEFSSYLAAAVFEPLGMTTTRLDGGAAAAGFGATSTVADLALFAADLLRPTTVSSQMHAEATAVQFPGLDGVLPGYGVQRPNDWGLGFEIRDAKAPHWTGARNSGHTYGHFGQSGGFIWADPDADLALVVLTDRDFGQWALDLWPAVSDRVLAEST; encoded by the coding sequence ATGGCCGCTCTCGACTTGCTGGACGACTGGCCGGTGTCGGCCGCTGCTGCTGCGGTGGTCGGACCCGCCGGTGTACTGGCTACCCACGGTGACACTTCGCGGGTATTCGCGCTGGCATCGGTAACCAAACCCCTCGTGGCCCGCGCCGCGCAGATCGCGATCGAGGAAGGCGCCGTGGAGCTCGATACCGACGCCGGTCCGCCCGGCTCCACCGTCCGCCACCTGCTGGCACACACGTCGGGGTTGGCCATGCATTCCGATCAGACGTTGGCCGCGCCCGGGACTCGCCGGATGTATTCGAACTACGGCTTCACCGTGCTGGCCGAGGTAGTCCAGCGCGAATCGGAGATCGAGTTCAGCAGCTATCTGGCGGCGGCGGTGTTCGAGCCACTGGGCATGACCACCACCCGGCTGGACGGCGGCGCGGCTGCGGCCGGGTTCGGCGCCACCTCGACGGTCGCCGATCTGGCGCTCTTCGCGGCCGACCTGTTGCGCCCGACGACGGTCTCGAGCCAAATGCATGCCGAGGCCACCGCGGTGCAATTCCCGGGCCTGGATGGGGTGCTGCCCGGATACGGTGTGCAGCGACCGAACGACTGGGGGCTGGGTTTTGAAATCAGGGATGCCAAGGCACCGCACTGGACGGGTGCGCGCAACTCGGGACACACGTACGGTCATTTCGGCCAATCGGGTGGTTTCATCTGGGCAGATCCCGACGCGGACCTGGCCCTGGTGGTGCTCACCGACCGCGATTTCGGCCAGTGGGCATTGGACCTATGGCCAGCGGTGTCAGACCGAGTTCTGGCCGAGTCCACCTAA
- a CDS encoding class I SAM-dependent methyltransferase yields MAATETTSETTDEFSDRIVAAIDSASLAILLSVGHQTGLLDTMAQLPPSTSAQIADATGLSERYVREWLGGMTAGQVIEYDVEATTYALPEHRAATLTRAAGPNNLARVTQFLPLLGEVEQKVIGCFRGGGGVHYTEYPRFHTLMAEVSGEVFDSALIDVILPLVDGLPEGLRSGLDVADFGCGSGHAVNLMAQAFPESRFTGIDFSDEAVAAATGEAARLGLTNVAFERQDLTTLDTTGAYDLVTAFDAIHDQAQPARVLENIYRALRPGGVLLMVDIKASSRLEDNIGIPMSTYLYTISMMHCMTVSLALGGAGLGTVWGRQLATEMLADAGFDDVQVAEIESDPLNNYYIARK; encoded by the coding sequence ATGGCGGCTACCGAAACCACATCGGAAACCACAGACGAATTCAGCGACCGGATAGTGGCGGCCATCGACAGCGCCAGCCTGGCCATACTGCTCAGCGTCGGCCATCAGACCGGACTGCTGGACACCATGGCTCAGCTGCCGCCATCCACCAGCGCGCAAATCGCCGACGCGACGGGTCTCAGCGAGCGCTATGTCCGCGAGTGGCTGGGCGGCATGACGGCTGGCCAGGTTATCGAGTACGACGTCGAGGCCACCACCTACGCCCTGCCCGAACATCGCGCGGCAACGTTGACCCGAGCCGCCGGACCCAACAACCTGGCGCGGGTGACCCAGTTCCTGCCGCTGCTCGGCGAGGTCGAACAAAAAGTGATCGGCTGCTTTCGCGGGGGCGGCGGGGTGCACTACACCGAATACCCGCGCTTTCACACGCTGATGGCCGAGGTTAGCGGTGAGGTGTTCGACAGCGCGCTGATCGACGTCATCCTACCGCTGGTGGACGGGCTGCCCGAGGGCCTGCGTTCCGGTCTCGATGTCGCCGATTTCGGCTGCGGCAGCGGCCATGCAGTCAACCTCATGGCGCAGGCCTTCCCGGAGAGTCGGTTTACCGGCATCGACTTCTCGGACGAGGCGGTTGCCGCGGCAACCGGCGAGGCGGCCCGCCTCGGGCTGACCAACGTGGCCTTCGAGCGTCAGGATCTGACTACGTTGGACACGACCGGAGCCTACGACCTGGTGACCGCCTTCGACGCGATTCACGACCAGGCGCAGCCCGCGCGTGTGCTGGAGAACATCTACCGGGCGTTGCGACCCGGTGGTGTGCTGCTGATGGTCGACATCAAGGCTTCGAGTCGGCTCGAAGACAACATCGGCATCCCGATGAGCACCTACCTCTACACCATCTCGATGATGCACTGCATGACGGTGTCGTTGGCGCTGGGCGGCGCGGGACTCGGGACGGTGTGGGGACGCCAGTTGGCGACCGAGATGCTCGCCGATGCCGGTTTCGACGACGTGCAGGTTGCCGAGATCGAGTCGGACCCGCTGAACAACTACTACATCGCCAGGAAGTAG
- a CDS encoding S-(hydroxymethyl)mycothiol dehydrogenase, giving the protein MSQTVRGVISRKKGEPVELVDIVVPDPGPGEAVVDITACGVCHTDLTYREGGINDEYPFLLGHEAAGTVEAVGPGVTTVEPGDFVILNWRAVCGQCRACKRGRPRYCFDTFNAEQKMTLTDGTELTPALGIGAFADKTLVHAGQCTKVDPAADPAVAGLLGCGVMAGIGAAINTGGVTRDDTVAVIGCGGVGDAAIAGAALVGAKKIIAVDTDNTKLEWARKFGATHTVNAREFDVVTTIQDLTGGFGVDVVIDAVGRPETWKQAFYARDLAGTVVLVGVPTPDMRLEMRLVDFFSHGGALKSSWYGDCLPERDFPTLIDLYLQGRLPLDKFVSEKIGLGSIEEAFEKMHAGKVLRSVVVL; this is encoded by the coding sequence ATGAGTCAGACAGTGCGCGGGGTGATCTCACGGAAAAAGGGCGAACCGGTTGAGTTGGTCGACATCGTGGTCCCGGATCCCGGGCCGGGCGAAGCCGTCGTCGACATCACCGCCTGCGGCGTCTGCCACACCGACCTGACCTACCGAGAAGGCGGCATCAACGACGAATACCCGTTCCTGCTCGGCCACGAGGCCGCGGGGACCGTCGAAGCGGTCGGACCGGGGGTGACTACCGTCGAACCCGGGGACTTCGTGATCCTCAACTGGCGAGCGGTGTGCGGTCAGTGTCGGGCCTGCAAACGCGGCCGGCCACGATATTGCTTCGACACCTTCAACGCCGAACAGAAGATGACGCTGACCGACGGCACCGAACTGACACCGGCGTTGGGCATCGGAGCGTTCGCCGACAAGACGTTGGTGCATGCCGGTCAATGCACCAAGGTCGATCCCGCGGCCGATCCCGCGGTGGCCGGCTTGCTGGGCTGCGGGGTGATGGCGGGCATTGGTGCGGCCATCAACACCGGGGGCGTGACCCGAGACGACACCGTCGCGGTGATCGGCTGTGGCGGCGTGGGCGATGCGGCCATTGCCGGGGCTGCGCTCGTGGGAGCCAAGAAGATCATCGCGGTCGATACCGACAACACGAAGTTGGAGTGGGCCCGCAAGTTTGGTGCCACCCACACCGTCAACGCCCGCGAATTCGACGTCGTCACGACGATCCAGGACCTCACCGGCGGCTTTGGAGTGGACGTGGTGATCGACGCGGTCGGCCGGCCCGAAACCTGGAAGCAGGCGTTCTACGCCCGTGACCTGGCCGGAACCGTTGTTCTGGTGGGCGTGCCCACGCCCGACATGCGGCTGGAGATGCGGCTGGTGGACTTCTTCTCCCACGGCGGGGCCCTGAAATCGTCCTGGTACGGCGATTGCCTACCCGAGCGCGACTTCCCCACGCTAATCGACCTCTACCTGCAGGGCCGGCTTCCGCTGGACAAGTTCGTTTCCGAAAAGATCGGTCTCGGCAGCATTGAGGAGGCATTCGAGAAGATGCACGCCGGCAAGGTGCTGCGCTCGGTGGTGGTGTTGTAG
- a CDS encoding MBL fold metallo-hydrolase, whose translation MARIDRVVTHGTFELDGGSWEVDNNIWLVGDDSEVVVFDAAHEAAPIVEATGGRNVVAVVCTHGHNDHVTVAPELGNALDAPVLLHPGDEVLWRMTHPDKDFRRVADAETLRVAGTELRALHTPGHSPGSVCWYAPELGVVFSGDTLFSGGPGATGRSFSDFPTILRSISERLGGLPGATVVHTGHGDSTTVGEEIVHYEEWVARGH comes from the coding sequence GTGGCTCGCATCGATCGGGTGGTGACTCACGGAACCTTCGAACTCGACGGCGGCAGCTGGGAAGTCGATAACAACATCTGGCTGGTCGGCGACGACTCCGAGGTGGTGGTCTTCGACGCCGCCCATGAGGCGGCTCCGATCGTCGAAGCCACCGGTGGACGCAATGTGGTGGCGGTGGTGTGTACTCACGGCCACAACGACCATGTGACGGTGGCTCCCGAGCTCGGCAATGCGCTTGACGCGCCGGTGCTACTGCACCCAGGCGATGAGGTGCTGTGGCGGATGACCCACCCGGATAAAGACTTTCGCAGAGTTGCCGACGCGGAGACATTGCGTGTCGCTGGCACCGAGTTGCGTGCGCTGCACACTCCGGGACACTCGCCCGGGTCGGTGTGCTGGTACGCCCCCGAACTCGGCGTGGTGTTCAGCGGCGACACGCTGTTCTCCGGTGGCCCAGGAGCTACCGGTCGCTCATTCTCCGACTTCCCGACCATCCTGCGGTCGATATCCGAACGGCTCGGCGGATTGCCTGGCGCCACCGTCGTGCATACCGGCCACGGTGACAGCACCACCGTGGGAGAGGAGATCGTGCACTACGAAGAATGGGTCGCCAGAGGCCACTGA
- a CDS encoding SHOCT domain-containing protein translates to MSSRGVAKASLALAIVMLVASVAGFITTLVLNTFVLDKYNAYGEVPIPGSGSVHLPTGEVSVSLHTLVIGGNGGTGLPLPPLGISINPPEGVPQPTVTERIGSTTTVNNDAHVRVWVVDVPVEATYNVMTEGQVGGYINPRLAFGHQSSSGWLVWIFVAMFVVGLIDLALSVMWLARARRAAASALVNRPYLAESPTASVRPGDSPGPAYEPGEQGIRLERLKTLAALRDSGALTEDEFQAEKRRILDGR, encoded by the coding sequence ATGAGTAGCCGAGGCGTCGCCAAGGCCTCGTTGGCGCTCGCCATCGTGATGTTGGTGGCGTCGGTCGCCGGCTTCATCACCACGTTGGTGCTTAACACATTTGTGCTGGACAAGTACAACGCCTACGGCGAGGTGCCGATCCCCGGTTCGGGCAGCGTCCACCTGCCGACCGGTGAGGTCAGTGTGAGCCTGCACACCTTGGTCATCGGGGGCAACGGTGGCACCGGGCTGCCGCTGCCCCCGCTCGGGATCTCGATCAATCCGCCTGAGGGTGTGCCGCAACCGACGGTAACCGAAAGAATCGGCAGCACAACGACGGTCAACAACGACGCGCATGTGCGGGTATGGGTGGTCGACGTACCGGTCGAGGCCACCTACAACGTCATGACCGAGGGGCAAGTCGGCGGCTACATCAATCCGCGACTGGCTTTCGGGCACCAAAGTTCATCTGGTTGGCTGGTCTGGATATTTGTTGCCATGTTTGTCGTCGGCCTGATCGATTTGGCGTTGTCGGTGATGTGGCTGGCCCGCGCCCGGCGTGCGGCGGCATCCGCGCTGGTGAACAGGCCGTACTTGGCCGAATCGCCGACCGCATCGGTTCGGCCCGGGGATTCGCCCGGACCCGCCTACGAACCAGGCGAGCAGGGGATCCGGCTCGAGCGGCTCAAAACCCTGGCGGCACTGCGTGATTCCGGAGCGCTGACCGAAGACGAATTCCAGGCCGAAAAGCGTCGCATCCTGGATGGAAGGTAG
- the lnt gene encoding apolipoprotein N-acyltransferase — translation MALDSGACRRRALGWAAALALGTLPALAFPAPSWWWLAWFAVVPLLLVVRAAATSGDGAVRAFLGVGGFVLTNQYWLASSIGPVLALMAFGLGALWLPWGWVTHRLLSPPVSTRRVAVALIVVPSAWVAAEAVRSWPPLGGPWAALGASQWNQPATLASASLGGVWLTSFLVIAANTALASAIVQRGAGRLVALGCALACMGFGPVWYVAGGTPPASRTVRVALVQTGPIADAAARQAASEALTATLVGTRPEVVVWGESSVAAELTDRPDAVARLAELARRVGADLLVNVDARAPNGGIYKTSVLVDDHGVQGSYRKTRLVPFGEYVPLRPFLGAITRYGKAAAEDRGRGSGPVVLRAGGIDVGPLISYETTFSDLTRRAALLGAQLLVYQSSTSSFQGSWAQPQLAGQPAVRAVEVGLPAVHAGLSGDSSAFDSRGRRLAWCTSQFTGVTVISVPLTSDATPYRRWGDWVPASTFAVLGVFFGVATLRSLRRRDTLR, via the coding sequence ATGGCCCTCGACTCGGGAGCGTGCCGACGGCGCGCCCTCGGGTGGGCGGCGGCGCTGGCCCTCGGCACGCTACCCGCGCTGGCTTTTCCCGCACCATCGTGGTGGTGGCTGGCGTGGTTCGCCGTGGTCCCGCTGCTGCTGGTGGTGCGCGCCGCGGCGACGTCGGGGGATGGGGCGGTGCGGGCCTTTCTGGGTGTTGGCGGATTTGTGCTGACCAACCAGTACTGGCTGGCCAGCAGCATCGGTCCGGTGTTGGCGCTGATGGCGTTCGGGCTCGGCGCGTTGTGGCTGCCTTGGGGATGGGTGACTCACCGGCTGCTGTCGCCGCCGGTCAGCACAAGACGCGTGGCCGTAGCGTTGATCGTGGTGCCCAGTGCGTGGGTGGCGGCCGAAGCGGTGCGATCTTGGCCGCCGTTGGGCGGTCCGTGGGCGGCGCTGGGCGCGTCGCAATGGAATCAGCCCGCAACGCTGGCGTCGGCGTCCTTGGGTGGGGTGTGGCTGACCAGCTTTTTGGTGATCGCAGCCAATACCGCACTCGCCAGTGCGATCGTGCAACGGGGAGCGGGACGCCTCGTCGCGCTGGGGTGTGCGTTGGCGTGCATGGGTTTTGGACCCGTGTGGTACGTGGCGGGCGGGACGCCTCCTGCCAGTCGGACAGTACGGGTGGCGCTGGTGCAGACGGGCCCCATCGCTGACGCAGCGGCCCGTCAGGCGGCTAGTGAGGCGCTTACCGCAACGTTGGTGGGCACTCGGCCAGAAGTGGTGGTTTGGGGCGAAAGCAGCGTCGCGGCCGAGCTCACCGATCGACCCGACGCGGTGGCTCGGCTGGCTGAGCTCGCGCGCAGGGTCGGTGCGGACCTACTGGTCAATGTCGACGCGCGCGCACCCAACGGGGGTATCTACAAAACATCGGTGCTCGTCGATGACCACGGGGTGCAGGGCAGCTACCGCAAGACCCGGCTGGTGCCGTTCGGCGAATACGTGCCGCTGAGACCGTTTCTTGGTGCCATTACCCGCTATGGCAAGGCGGCCGCCGAGGACCGCGGGCGTGGGAGCGGGCCCGTGGTGCTGCGCGCCGGCGGCATCGATGTCGGGCCGTTGATCAGCTACGAGACGACGTTTTCCGATCTGACCCGGCGTGCAGCGTTGTTGGGGGCTCAGCTGCTGGTCTATCAGAGTTCCACGTCGTCATTTCAAGGCAGTTGGGCCCAACCGCAGTTGGCCGGTCAGCCTGCGGTGCGCGCCGTCGAAGTGGGGCTCCCAGCGGTGCATGCCGGGTTGTCCGGGGATAGCTCGGCCTTCGATTCCAGGGGCCGCCGGCTGGCGTGGTGCACGTCGCAGTTCACCGGCGTCACCGTCATCAGCGTTCCGCTGACATCCGATGCCACGCCCTACCGACGGTGGGGGGACTGGGTGCCGGCCAGCACGTTCGCCGTGCTGGGTGTTTTCTTCGGTGTCGCCACCCTCCGCAGTCTGCGCAGGCGTGACACACTTCGTTGA